A region of the Cannabis sativa cultivar Pink pepper isolate KNU-18-1 chromosome 3, ASM2916894v1, whole genome shotgun sequence genome:
AAATGCTTTGGGAGTACAAAGTGTACAAAGTAACTTTCTTCTCATTAAAATCATAATTGTAATGGGTGCATTGATTAAGAGGATGTTATATCATGTAACGGCTGAAATCAACTGACCATAATTAGTTAAAGTTTTCTCTTTCAGAATTTCTCATTTTCTTATTATCTATTTTGGTGTTTCAGTGGTAAGTGGCCCTAAAGGACCAACACCAAACTCTGAGTTCGAGCATTCTTCAATCCCTGCTACCATCAAGAAAATATTCAACCTCTCCTCAAACTTTTTGACTCACAGAGATGCATGGGCTGGAACTTTTGAACATGTTTTTGGAGAACTAACATCTCCTAGGACTGACTGCCCTGGTATATAATTCACTCTCTTAACTCTACTacctatatttttctttagttATTTGCAGTAGTTCACTTTGTCCCACTTAAATCTTTATGTAAATTTTTGGGTGGCAAAATTACGTAGTCATTTTGTTGCACTTAAAACCGACAAAAATCCTTATGTAGTCATTTTGTTACAACATTACTCTCTTAGTTGTTATCGGGGATTAGTGTTGCATCAAATGTGTAATTTACATTACAAGAAAATAAACAACATAGTAATTTTTGCAACTACAAAATGAACAATGGAATATAAAACTTTATTTGGTTGATTTTACTTGTTGCAGTGACCTTGCCAGAAGTGACACCTTTGAGAACCACAGAAGCTAAAGAAAACAGTGGACTATCTGAGTTTCAGAGTGAGGTAGTACAGTTGGCTGCTGTTCTTAATGGAGATCATTTCTTGAGTAGTTTCCCAGATGAAATGGGGAAGAAGATGAGTGTCAAAGAAGCTCATGAGTATGTTAAAGGGGCTGTTTCAAGGTTCATAAGAGCTAGTAAAGAGGCCATCAAGTTAGGGGCAGATGAGTCAGCAATTGTAGATATGAGATCATCTCTCACAACCAGATCCTCCATTCACAACTAGCTGGACTTGTTGGATTTCCTACTTAGATCTTCTAAGTTCATAATTTACATGTATACTGATCGTGTTCCTCATTAGATTAGGTATTTGTGTATTGTTATTGAATTGGTACTGGTTTTGTAATAATAGTGAAAAAAGCAAAGTAAGCAACTGCTTagcttaaaaaaatgaaaaaagaaaaaagcaaAGTAAGCAGTTGATTTGAGCCTTTATACTGTTTGTATTGTGTTTGAAATAACTTGTTTTGCTTTGTGTTATTCAACTTATGAGTCAACAAAAACAGCTTTGTAGAGAAGCTTTTGTCAAAATCAACTGTAAAAGAATTGTGAGTTTGAAATTCTCAAACTTGTTTTAAACATAGTTTGACCCAAAGCACATAAGAAGTGCATAtatatctctctcttttcctccaTATAAACTATAAATACTTGAAACTCACTCAAAATTTCCAAGATTCCAACAAATCATAATAAATATACTTGTACATAGCATTTTCACATTCATACAACACTGAAACATAATCAACTCCTCTCCCCTAGCTTTGGTTGAAAAATCTGCTCATCATTGCTGAAGCCAAAGTTTTTAAGGGAACCTCATGAGATTGCTTACAATATGAGCTCAAGCTATACTCTTGAAACCTCATCTATCCATCTTGAGCTCAGACTGAACATGGGCTTTGCCATGTAGAAATGTCAGTAataaggtttcttaactgatCAATGAGATTTTTGAGATAAGTATTCTTGTTGGCAAGCTCCTAAATTGTGAAACAAAATTAGTCAAAGTTATTGGGCAttcaaaaagagaagaaaaaatagAGCTGGTTAAGCAAATATTATCATCAAGAAAACAGACTAAAATTCTTTGAAGCATTACCTTTTTCAGATTAGATGATCTCTCTTCTAATTTTTCAATCTCTAATTGCTCTGCTTGGGACAGTGAACCAGTCGCAGTCGATCCCGATTCGTTTGGCCGTCCCTGAAATTCAAGACAAAGACCACAAATTAAATGCTTGCATAAACATTGTACTTGGCAATTGTATATAAGCGTGTACAAACTTTTAAAGCTATACACTTTTAAAGGGCATGTACTGGAGTTCAAGTGGAGAGAGACACAAAGATCAGAAATTGATTCTGCTGAATTTTCTCCAACTTGTTCAGGCATTCTGGTCACTGGATCAGAAAAACTTCCATGTATTCATTTAAAACAATTAGAATCGGCTCCATTAAAATCAACACCATTAACATACAAACAACCTACATGTCATGTTATCCAGTTCATACACCCACTCAATGTGTCTTAACAAATTCCAGTTCATATATTTACTCAATCTTTCATGGGCATTAGTACTTTTCCAAAAACAAAGCAGTTCAGAAATTTTGCATATCTAGAAAAGTGCCCCCAATTTGACAATCAGCCATATCAATATTAAAATGAATTAAAGAacagaaaagaaagaagaagaaaaaggttGTGAATTTACTGTCTGAGAAGTGGGAATTGAAGTAAGAATGGCACGAAGCGAAGAGACAGCATTTTTGTAACGAAACTGAGCCTCACCAAGAGCACCTCCGGCAGCGCCAGCAGCAGCACCGCCACCACCAAGCTCCCCATGATGATGAGCTCCAGTGGTATCAGAAGCAGAGGCATCTCCATTAACGACGGCAAGGACACCGTTTGAAAGGGAAGAGGAAGGAGCATTGACAGAGGAGGGAGGAGAAGAAGCAGAAGCAGAAGAAGCAGAAGTAGTGGACCACAAGGCAGGATTGCAGAGCTCGTCGTTCATGGAGGAGAGGATCTGGAAAGCGGCCTCTATGGTGTCTTCTAGATGCTTCTGACCCTCCACGGCTAGCTCCTGTGTGGTTTTAGGGATTGCAACTGTGATTGCATTCATGGCCGCACTGTCTTCCATATCTTTGGTTTCAAATCAAAAGCCTTCAAATTTGTGAACCAGATCACGTTAAGAAAATTGGTGAGATGAGAATAATCGAACAACCTGTGAACCCCAGAAAACCCAGAAATGATAATCTACACGGTACACCGGAGGCGGAGCGACTGAGTCTGAAAGTGTGAAGGGGATACCACTCCGTGTTTGAATTCGATTTAGGGGTAAAGGTATAGGGGTTTATAACTCACTTTGATCTAGATTTAACATATTTTTACAACATAAATATGGGGATGGGCCTTCAAATATTGTTATTCCATATAATTACTAATCCAATTAAATGTtttaattactcatccaaattaaataaaaaaattagatattaaatGTATTAGATCAAATCTAATTCAAttagatattaaaaaataacatccaatctgaTGCAATCACAATTAGATATCTAATGTTTGGCGGTTGATTGTAATTGAATCTGTCATTAGATTAGATCGATTTATGCACGCCTCTATTTAATTGTAACTtgctcaattaaaaatatatataaaaaaattatcttttgtTGGTCGATCTCAACTTATTCATTCTATTTTATTAGAcatttagaatttttagatgAGTATCTTCATTATGTTTCAGAAAGTGACTTTTGCTATCGATAAACTTTGTCGTGATTTCCTTTAGGGCAGCAATGAAAATCGTAGCAAATTGTATTTTAGTTCTTACGAACATGTTTGTTTACCTAAGAACTATGATGGTCTTAGCTTCCGTGAGGAGAAGAAGTGGAACATAACTTTAACTTTGATGTCTAAATATATTTGAGCCATCTCGACTAAGCAAGATTGCTTATGGGGTCGGTAGATCAACGCACTTTATTTGAAGGATGATAAATTTTGAACTATAACTACATGATGTAAGCTCGTAATTTAAGAAATTTGTCAAACTTAGACTTTGTATCGACAAAGAGGCGTTGATTGAGGCCGATTAGGAAAATACAAGGTTAAAAAGTTCTATTATTCTCTAATTTGTAAAGATAAGGTGAATTATTACAAAATTGTTTGCCATAGATTTAATGTTCCAAAATATAGGTTTATTTTCTGGGCAACATTAAATAAGTACTTATTAACTCGTGATCTTATTGACAGATTTATCACTGATTTATCACTATAGACTCTTCTTTCTGCCCTGTTTGTGAAGCAGTTTCAGAAACTCATAATCATCTATTTTTTGACTGCATTTTCTCTAGAACAATCTTATAGATTGTTGTCAAGTGGTTCGGTTTGACAACATGGCCAAACCATTTAGCTGATTGGGTTAATAATTGGATCAACTCCTTGAAAGGCATTGCTGCCAAGATTGTCTCGGTTGCTTTGGGAACAATAGTGTATTTTGTTTGGTGCAATCAGAATAAGTGTATTTTTGAGGCCTCTTGTAATTCTATCCCATTAGTTACTTAACAGGTTAAGATGAACATAAAAGCTAGAGTCCAACTTATTAATGCTGCTAGACTAGACATAAATGATAGTTTAccaaaatcaaaataatttaccagaatcactaaaacaaaataaaacaatacgtttataaaactaaataaagaagagtgtaagaaaattagatgaAAACAAAACTAATTCACACCTATAACCTATAAGATAATAAAAGAGTATTTAGATTTGGTCAGctacaaaaaatttgaaaaaatactcAAAATCAAATCTAAAACAAACTAAAGATCTAAATAATAAAACgcaaaaatcaaaacaaattgtatatttttttctttagctTAATTGAGAAATTTAACTATTTATAatgctattttttaaaatgcaaCAATCTCAACAACTCAAATGTTTATGTTTCAAATTTTCATTTCTTTTGtgtagaacaaaaaaaaacgaCATTTGGCtttcaaaaaggaaaaattgtcgtttgattaaaattcaaattaaatcgaaaacgTCGACAGCAGGGTTCGAACCTGCGCGGGCGAAGCCCAACAGATTTCAAGTCTGTCTCCTTAACCACTCGGACATATCGACTTGATGTGGATTACTTCTCTCATTTAATATATAATCAACAAATAGAGAAAAACTATAAAAACAAAGACAACAACAGAATTAACGGACATGAATTTTATGGGTCATCTTCATCTTCACCTTCAACCTCCACAAACTTCACTCTCCACAAAC
Encoded here:
- the LOC115709714 gene encoding mediator of RNA polymerase II transcription subunit 30; translated protein: MEDSAAMNAITVAIPKTTQELAVEGQKHLEDTIEAAFQILSSMNDELCNPALWSTTSASSASASSPPSSVNAPSSSLSNGVLAVVNGDASASDTTGAHHHGELGGGGAAAGAAGGALGEAQFRYKNAVSSLRAILTSIPTSQTGRPNESGSTATGSLSQAEQLEIEKLEERSSNLKKELANKNTYLKNLIDQLRNLITDISTWQSPCSV